The Aminivibrio sp. genomic sequence TGCGGATCAAGGCCGCATGAGTTCACCAGCACATCGAGCCACTCGTCGGTGGAGAACTCGCGGCGGCGCTCTATGTATTCGTCAAGGTTGATCACGCTGACCTGAAAAGGCGTGAAGGCCGTGATCTTGAAAGGCCTGATCTTTTTATTATGGATTTCGTTCTCGTCGTATGTCAGGTCGATGGTTCCCCACATGCCGCCGGAAAGCAGCATCGGGTACTGGCGAACAATGTTCTCGGGAATGTTCACGAAGCTCTCGTTGATGGCGGAGATCGTTCCCCAGTACTTGTCCTCCGTTTCAACCAGCCGCGCCTCCAGGCTTGCGATCACCGAATGGCTGCGGTTCTCGCGGATATAATGCCGGATCTTCTCCGCTTCCGCGCCGTAGACGAACGTCTCCTTCAGTCTTCTGACGACCTTTTCCATGTCCTCGTGGAAGGTCTCCTCGGAGCAGTAGTTGTCGATCAGGTACTCCAGCACGTACCGGGGAAACTCGTCGACGCCAGTATTGATAGTATGCGCCTTGTTGACGACCTTCCCTCTGAAAACCTCTTTGAGTTTCTGATTCATCTGCGATCCCCCGCTCTCGACATAGGAATTCCCTGCCCGGGCCGTACCGGTCGGGCAGCAACGCCAACCTCCCGGATCATCGCATGCTCCTTGGTGTCAGGCCCAGAATTTTCCCGAGATGCGGAGGCACGCGGCGGACGATCTTTTCGGAATTCAAGCGCATGGAAAACCGGATCTCCTTCCTCTTTTTCACGGTGCGTTGCCCCTCGCGGTACGAAACGCCGATCCTCAGAATGCGCTCCATCATACCCGCTGCACGCTCTTTGTCCGAAGCGTCCTCTGCATCCGGGACAAACCGGCAGACGACCTCCACTCCCGACGCCGAAACGTAATAGACAAGCGAAGGCAGAGCGGGTGTCGAATCCTTGTGCTGGTACGCCCCCTGCGTTTCCAGCCGGAGTTCCTTGTGTTTGTGAGAGTCCGCAAGCCGAACCTGCATTGTGAACTCGGCGGTCTCTCCTTCGATAAGATCGGATGGCCCCGAAATCGCGCCGAGGAGAAGGACTCCCTCCTCCGGTGTTTTCACCCTCATGGCGAGCATGGGCACAAACATTTCCTGGATGGAGATTCCTCCGTGGGAGTATGCGTCCGGGTTGAATTTCGCAGCGGGACGGGAAAAGGCATAGCCGGTTTTCGGGAAGAGGATGGATTCGTAGAGCTTTTGACGCTTCTGCTTCGTTCCCTTGTCGAACACTTCTTCCGAATCGGGCAGCCGAAGATCCGCGACAGGAAACTCAAAAACGCTCTTGCGTACCTTCGCCGGAGCATTTAGTCCGCCGAGCTCCCTTCCCATCCATGCGTTGAGGTAATGGCAGTCGTCCGGCTCGTTCAACCAGGAAGATTCAAGGAAGATGCGCTCGCGGCCGACGGCGCCGAATCCGTGATCCGCCACGACGAAAACCTTTGTATCTGGAGGAAGGTTCCGAATGACGGCTGTCACTTCGTTTTCGATGATGTTCTTGATATGCTGCTGATAGATGAACGCCAGCGGACGGGAGGGAACGCTGCGGCCGTCCGGCAAAGTCTTTACGGAAATCTTGTGAAGTTCCTTGTCGCACAGCTCGAAGATGAAGAACTCGACGTTGCCCGCGCGATAGCGGACGGTCTCCCCTGTCCCCGAACCTTCGGGGTTCACAACCTCGACGCTCCCGGCGTACCCGAAATCCCTTTTCAGCGCCTCCTTCAGAAGATCGTTCTCGGCGCGGCGCGTGTCGAAGGAATCGGGAAAAGTGCCGGCGAAAATGGCTTTTCTGCTGATGTGCGTCTCCGAAGGAAGCAGCGACGATGCCGGATAGTCCGCGATGATCTCCATCCGATCCTCGAAAAAAGGCCTGACCAGTTCATCCCAAATGTCGTAGCGCATTCCGTCGAAGACGAACACGACGGCCTTCTCCTTTTGCGGATCCCAGTGGGGCTTCAGGCAGCGCATCAGAAAGCGGCTTGTGAGACGGACCTCGGAGGAATCCGAGGCAACCCACGACGGATACTGGTCGGCCGCCATCTCCTGGTACCGGAAGTTCACTGCGGAAAGCGCTTTGTGTATTTCTTCCTTCAATATGCCGGTACGTTTGCGGATACGTTCCAGCGCGGCAGTAAAGCCGTCCGGCAAATCGCAGGCCGAACGAGGGAGAAAATCCGCGCTTTCAAGCAGACGTTCCAGTGCGGAGAGGTAGTATTCCAGCCGGTTGACCCGGCGATCGTTCCACAGCCCCCGGAACCACCCGAAAGACAATCCGGAGGTCTGCAGGACGCCCAGGTTTTTTAATGCGGCATTCAGGTCGCTCCGGATCCGGAGTATTGATTGGAGCAGGCCGTACGCCTCCTTGAGATTCTTCCAGGCATTCGACGGACGCTGTTCGATGAACAGATGTTTCCCGTCGTCTGTTTCCGGAAAGAGCGTCCGGCGGAGTTTTTCATGGGGCGGCGAGAGAGTGAAATCGGCAAGAAGGCTGTCCAGGGCGGCGAAAAGAGCCAGAGAGCGGAGGAGGACGGAGTACCGCTCATTGTCGATAACCTCCGC encodes the following:
- a CDS encoding PglZ domain-containing protein; translation: MLSRWIIEKLEVLKDERIVLVQDHLRLLPETEGAVHRFANDNGFTAIIASTNLVFRELLEKARSPEENGKLLLIDRAPARRKTQPSPTKAPPPFYPDLLAETPEAARIDISLRQFLIEKTGDRNWPQEADTPRFARLIAGSLGDVLKAHQGLRTAHPTRFTDHDFRSIVAYSALGVPEAAFKRPEARIYWRIALAGSTALEELDSLAPEVARAIRDELRTAPAPFRWFADSPPEPVVRAFYLSAILSQHVQHWKLVLANIDPDLKPFCEMDASLIAEAALELVSIDPLRADRDLLEAEASLSGEALDFLLEQLKLFTGGTFAEVIDNERYSVLLRSLALFAALDSLLADFTLSPPHEKLRRTLFPETDDGKHLFIEQRPSNAWKNLKEAYGLLQSILRIRSDLNAALKNLGVLQTSGLSFGWFRGLWNDRRVNRLEYYLSALERLLESADFLPRSACDLPDGFTAALERIRKRTGILKEEIHKALSAVNFRYQEMAADQYPSWVASDSSEVRLTSRFLMRCLKPHWDPQKEKAVVFVFDGMRYDIWDELVRPFFEDRMEIIADYPASSLLPSETHISRKAIFAGTFPDSFDTRRAENDLLKEALKRDFGYAGSVEVVNPEGSGTGETVRYRAGNVEFFIFELCDKELHKISVKTLPDGRSVPSRPLAFIYQQHIKNIIENEVTAVIRNLPPDTKVFVVADHGFGAVGRERIFLESSWLNEPDDCHYLNAWMGRELGGLNAPAKVRKSVFEFPVADLRLPDSEEVFDKGTKQKRQKLYESILFPKTGYAFSRPAAKFNPDAYSHGGISIQEMFVPMLAMRVKTPEEGVLLLGAISGPSDLIEGETAEFTMQVRLADSHKHKELRLETQGAYQHKDSTPALPSLVYYVSASGVEVVCRFVPDAEDASDKERAAGMMERILRIGVSYREGQRTVKKRKEIRFSMRLNSEKIVRRVPPHLGKILGLTPRSMR